The DNA sequence GTTCAATGAAAGAGTTGTTAAACCTAAATGAATATTCTGGCAATACAAAAGAAAAACctaaatgaatatatatatataatatatctcCTCTTTCCCTTAACCTTTCTTCACATTTGCGAGTGTATTCAAATCAGCTCAATTAGGCCGACGATGAGCACTTTCCTCTAATAACAATAGCAATTTCAGAAATGAATCTTATACGGTTTTGAAAATGAAATACACTGTTGTTTACCCAACAATTGCTTTCTGGTTTGTTGAATGAAAGAGACACAGCACCAACTAGAAAAAAGCATTTTTACTTATTAACTTGTAACTTACCTATGTTCATCATTAGAGTTCATTAAAAAAAACCATCATCCACAGCAAAATCTTTGTTGCCTATATAATagctattttgaattttttgttGTGATAGGAGTTATTAgaaatagaaaatgaaaaaacCAAAGTCAAGTGTTGGATAATCGAGGGATAGAAAGTGGTGAAGCTCAAGGTCTAGTGCTCTGTGCTTTCACACACTTTTGGTCTTATTCTCATTTCTCAACCAGCTAAGCTATTGATTCTTGCGTTGGGCAACCTTTGTTTTCTATTCTCAAACACTTCCCACTCTCTTTCCTCCATTAATGAAACACCACACCAGTTGTACTTTATTTACTTTGATTTTAGTAACTCCaattagattattattattattcaatcaaaattatattattaactcATATGTTTAAAATACATACATAAACTTATtcatctttttttaaaaaaaaaaaaaaagaattaactaTTAGTCAAAGTACTAAAACATCGtcaccaaaaaataaaaatatttaataatggtAAAAATTCAAAGATGaaaatacttattataataaaaattcagaaaatataaatatttattattaacgaaaagagtttttaaaaaagtagaaagataaaaatatatgacaaaattaagatttaaaaataaattaatatgtttttttaaaatactttcaTAATGAACTATATCAATGTGTTGGTATGTTTTCATGGATCCTACCACTTAATTAAACTGAATGTATATGGTTGGTTCTCATTCTGTAGGAACTCAGGATTAATGCAATAAATCAAAATGGGTAAGATCCCATAATCGAGTAGATATATTAGGATCTTCCCCCATGTTTTTTCCATCATGTATAAACTTCAAATGATGGGCAAATCTTGGAATATTAATACTGGAATGAAGCAAATCATCAGTGATAATTAATGGGAAGTGCATCCAGTGAGAGAGAGTAAAGGGAAGAGGTACAAGTGCGGAAAACAGTTACTATCAACAACAATAATAAGTAAAAAATGGGGACCCAACAAGTTAACAAAAATTATGGTGTCTTTGCCTACGTACACAACAAAAGGCATCTACATATCCCTACTCCTCTAGACTCTGGACTGGACTCTCAACCATTCTCCCCTTCCCCATCATCTATCTGCAACACTGCAACCTACGTGTGATTTTTGAACTATAAAAATTTCTAATACTCACCGAATGCATATATCTCATATGTATATAAGAATTTTCCTTTAGAGCACTAGATGTAATCCTCTTGTAGCTCACGTTATTGCTTCCAAATGGGGACCATTTTCCACACTGTAGCATAGGCCCCAAGGCCAGCTTGCTTCTCATGAAATTCCCCATTTTATATCTAAAGTCCCTATTTGCTTTATCCTCTTCCCAATTCAGTTTTATCTAAATTCATATCCATTTTCTTTACTATATTACTCGTAATAATTTATATCTTATACGGAATATTCATCGAATTAGTTCAgattgattttaaatcgaaatcaataatataaatattataaaaaaattttatttttatttcatcattgaaacttttatttttcttaaataaataaattttttaaatttaaaaactaaatagaaTTCACATATAAATGTATATGAGGGAAAGctgtttaattaaatatatatgtttGATGAACTTGACATTCTGAGTGCAGAATGTCAACTCTAGCtagcttaatttttatttatatttccaTTTTACGCATCTGATCTAATGAATGTAATGATCTCCATTTGCTTTTGTCCATCACCATCACTTCAAAATTGACATCACTCTTTCTAATCTCCTTTCATAACTCATCCTGTGGCTGTGGCTGTGGCTGTGGCTGTGGCCCCATATTACACTTGAGGTCAACCCTACTTGCCTGTGCATTCCCACTtccaatattattattattatatattataatcaaTTTCCTTCCATACTTTACACTGCTCAAACTGGATATTTTTTTTCCAAGGTTCAATCCTTACACTACAGCTTCTCGTGTCCGTACACCTTGAATATGCTGCAAATTGTTAAACCGACAACACAAGCCTAAAAACAATCTAATTTATTTGGATTTTGCTGCCACAAGCTTAGCCATAAAAACAgttactgtttttttttttacatgtgTAAAATCAAGTATTCTAACAACCCACGATGACTTTTCATGTCATAGTTTTGATTAGTTATTATTACAAGTTTTGGTAGAATTTGTAAATCACAAATCGGCATTGCTTAACCATAATATTAAGTGGTTAGATTAAACATTAATTCTGTTTGGCTTCTTCTGCACTTGGTTTCATATATATGcatcctctcctctcctctcctctcattTATATCAGTACTCATTCTTCTTTCTTTATTGCTTGTAGGGTCACCTCCACATTCACTCCTTTAATCCTTGCCCAACCAACCCTCAAATTTCCCCACCTTGTCTCTGTTCTCAGAAAacacttctctctctctctctctctttccgcCATGGACAGCCGCAGCCAAGACTCCCGAATACTTCTCAGCTCTCCATCCAGAAAtgggaggagaaggaggagtgATTCCAACTCCCCCGAATTCGAGTTCTGGATGGTCAGAAATCCTTCCTTTCCACAACCCCATATACTTTCTGCTGATGAACTCTTTGTTGATGGGGTCCTCCTTCCTCTCCATTTACTCCACCTCCACAACAACCGCCCTGACCCACCAGATTCGCAACCAGACCCTCAACCGCCCAACTCTCAGCCAGAGGCAGGACCCCGGATATCTCGTAACACCATAACAGCTGAGACCACCCCTTTATCTGCTTCGAAGAGATGGAAGGACATCTTCAAGAAAACTTCAACAGCAAAGAGCcaagaagaaaagaataaagataaagaaaaggagaaggagaaggagaaagaaaagaagagagagaaaaagagtcAAAGTGGAGCAAGTTCTTCAGCCGagttgaatataaatatatggCCATTTTCACGCAGTAGATCCGCAGGGAACAGTGGAGCCAGACCAAGAATGTTTCCTGGAGGTCCTGGAACTCGAAAGGTGAGTAGCGCACCTTGCTCACGGAGTAATTCAGCGGGTGAGTCAAAATCAAGAAAGTGGCCGAGCAGTCCTGGTCGGAGTGCTGGAGTCCATCTGGGGCGGAGCAGCCCGGTTTGGCAGGTGCGGCGTGGAGGCGGAGGTGGGGATACGGGAGCAATGAATCGGAGCAGTGAAAAGATGACGAGAAAAACAAGAAAGGGAGATGGCAAAGATGTAAACTTGAATGTGGCAATGTGTAACGGATACAGACAGGAATCAAGTTGTAGGAGTAGAGGCTCTAATGTGGGAAGCAGTGGTAATCTTTTCAATTTACGCAGCCTCTTCACAAAAAAGGTGTACTGATTATATTAATTAAGTTTGATTATGATGTGATCATTAATGTTTTCCTTAATTTATGTAATTATTCTGCTAATTAATATACAAAAcgaggagttttttttttttgattttgTGATATGGGATTAGTTTTCTTTACATTATATTATTAGCTGCCTCTGGCAGATCTGTTGATCTTCCCCCAGCCGAGCTCCTTTCATGGCTTCTCAAGGATGCTGCTGATCTAGGATCAATTTGAGATTGTGTCTCTCTTTAGCTtcttcatttggattaaacGGCTTACTTTCTACTTAGGGATGTTGTTTTTAGATATAGTTAGAtttgaaattaagaattttaatttaatttttcaataaattatagattttaaattgtataattttattcattaatttctCCTTTGGTATGAATGATTTTctaagaaaaaaattcaaataaatttttataaaattatttataattttattttcatatatgatgtaaaattttcaaattaaaaaattaatttttttttatttttaatatgaatttataaaataacctttcttataaaatatttaatttcaatttttaaagcagatttgaaaaaataatattttataaatcattGCAAATTCCTGTTTAAATATGTTGTTTTTCGTAGCGATAaagattaatattatattaatcacTCTAATAAATTAAACAAAACATATATTCcatcaaattcaaatttcatatttcaaaATCCCTACCTTGGAATAATGTACCATCTTCACCTTTAACGTATCATTCACAAAAAAGAGTATTGTTTTTTAGATTCATATATATCATATGgagatattataaaataattaaaaaaggtAGATATCTTTGCTTTTCATATTTGTACATAAATTTGGATAACGTTTCATAAAGTGTATACACTTCCACCATATTAAagcttaataaaataattaataatttttttttaactacaaCATTTGGGATTGTATTAAAATGTTTATAAAAAGACAATATATACAAGAAAAGAACTAATCGAgattacatttaaattttatctcttCTCTATTGAAATTAttcgattaaaaaaaatttaaaacagaTTGAAAACTCACAAATAATTCAGAAATTCAACTCTAAATATTAATCGGATattcaacccaaacaaccaccTGAAAATCAAGCAAAATCGCACATCCAATACATAGGTTCCACCACCATCAACCTATGTTTCACCGATAAATAATTATCGATTCTGTCAACCACAACGGTGAAACATACCATAAAGCACATGTAAGCCGCTTTGGTAAAGCAAAACCACCTCAACCGACACATTCaccattttttataaaaaaaaatagaataaaacaaTAAGTAAGGAGATAAAGTTGATCGAGACTGAGAGAAAGTAGTTACGAACGTAAATAATAGCAAATCTCAATTAGGAGAAATCATCAGGAGAACAAAAAAGAGAAATGAACAAAATTAGAGTCCCAATGAAACAACATcaacaaccatcaaaatgtgtTAGTCTATAGCAGTTTTAGTTTTGTATTGCTATAGAGCTGTCAGTCTTTAGGAATACAGACCATGTCTCAACACTGAATAATTATCAACCCTTTATCATTGACAGCGGTAACACACCAACCAAACTATAACAAAACTATACAACAGAAACTCTAAATTATCACAaaaccataataaaattaaactcaaaATAAAATCCAGAcataacaaaaattttataaaaggaCAACCTTCATCAGAGGTAAAGATGTCTAATAAAATCTGCCTTCTTTATTTcctctcttttttctcttttggcGCTTTCTCTAATTTGTGTCTCGATTTACCTTATTATCGTTGTCTAATTTTCATAAAGCTAGAAatctcaaaattaaattaatattcatATATATAATGAAATATGTTATCCACTTATACTTTTTTGAAACAGTACCTAATAAGGTAGAATGATGGATATGGTAAAGCATGAGCTGTTAATGATGCATCATCAACTTCTTAAAAAAAATGCATCATGCAACTTAAATTTGGATatcactttttttaaaaaaatcattttaaatattgttaaaaatgttttttataattaaaatacatttaaaacaatatttttaattagtttcttttaaaaatatgtaCTTTTTCTATAATAACTTTAGTAGTGATACCAATCACAATTTAAATGAAGGGAAAATCTTGCTTATGTTTAGCAAATACTTATGAGAACTTAATGCATAAAAATACAATAGAATTCAAATCAAAACCATTAAATTCtatgtattaaatatttttttcttagatatatattacttttttttttcacttttatctCTCTCACTTCTCtacagagagaaaaaaaaatctcttttttttttttttttagaacttTTCCTTACCGAGGCAGTAGACGCCTCCTCCCCTAGCCTTAGATGTGAGTTCCCTTCTCTGACTTCAGGGTTGATTGTATATACGAGATTTGTTTTGTGTTTTTATTGCTGCAAGCAGTTCCTTGTGGAGAAGGGTTTCGTTTTAGGTCCTGCATGTTTTCGTCCTCAGCTTCTTGAAGTTATAGGGATTTGTTTTTGTGATGGGTTTAGGCTCTTTGCATGTAGGGTATAGCTTTTTCTATATTGTAGTTGTTGTTTGGTGGAGATGAGGTATTCTCCGGGAAATTAACGGAAATAATTCTTGATCTCCCGGTTCCTCAAAGCCTACAAGAGAGTGAGACGGCCGGAGCTTTGCCTCCTCCCTTGCTTTTCGGACGACCATGGTCCTTGAATGCAGCTTGATGGCATAATGGAGCTCATCTGTACTGGATCTACGATTCAAGCTCTCACCTAGAGCTAGGTCGATCAGCCTCTGTGCCTCTTTTTCAATGGCCTACTGTGTGGAATAGTTTTTTGCTTAACCCATTTTTCTAGCCTTTTGGTTGATGGTATCCCTCTAGCTTTGGAGTCCATCGGTGCTTCACTGTGTTTGAGCTCGTCGGTTCATTGGCACATCTTAGGCTTCTTCCCTGTGTGTGGTTTGGGGTCGTGGAATTGGGTTGGCTGTTTCAAGTTAATCTGCATATTAGGATTTGGTGTATAGTGGGTCTTCTCTTCTGTGTTGGGCTGGTTAGGTTTTGGGCTTGGGCTTCTTCCTTTGTGAGCCATGTTGTTTTGGGCGTATTCTTGCACTGTACTTTTAGCCTTTTTTTCATGAATAAATTTTATCTTCTgattaaaacatatatatatatacatatttttttaacgATGATTCTATAGAATGGGTCCAAATTATTAATTGCTTTTAAAAAGATTGATTTCACAAAGTAAATTAACAAAAGACACGAACAAATCTGTCATGAAGAGTCTAGCAGGCTTATTCTAAATGGGCCAAGTCCATTACTAGTTTAACTATATTCTCTCTTTGAAAGAGTGTAGAGAAAAATACTGGAAAACTTTGGCATTCATTTTATTTCcatcattaataaataaatcaattaattaataattaggaATCTAATATTCGATTTATTTGCCATCCaactatattaatttataatcatacagtcatttttttattaagaaaaaacagaaaaagaTTGCACTAAGCCCGCATCCCGCTCCCGCGCAGTTACACAGCGGTGCAGCCGCTTCGGAGACCGACGAAGACATGGCGACTTTCGGGCGACTAGTCCGAACCGCTAGGGCATGGCGCGGAATCACCTCtcccaaaacccttaacccctcaCCTGCCCGCTCACTTGACTTCCTTCGACGTCTTCATCACCGTAAGCTTCTCTACTTGTTTCTCCCAGCAGAAATTGTAGTCAAAATTGCTTTGAATCATTGGTGTGGTGTGTATAGTGATTTGGATGCTTACTCTTCATGGTTTTATAAGACTGCACAAAATATTCTACGATAATTAAGTCACTGTATGTGCATTTACTGTTATAATTGGGAAATGCAGGGTCTTTTGATCGCCACATTATTTCCGCTGCACCAGAATTTCTACAGCCAAAATTGTTGCCTAATGCTGATCACTCTTACTCTATAGTTCCAGCTATTTTATCTGCTCTCTTTGGAGTTGGAATGCTGCACGTAGCCTATGCGGATTCCGATCAGGTTTATCCAATTTGCATCTAAGAAACTGTACCATGAACAAAAACCATATATGAGCTGTTGAATATTGTATCCGTACCATCGTAGTGTCTGAAACTAGCTTTACAAAGTGAAAAGCTGTCATTCTTTGCATTGATTGTAACTGAGCTTTCTGCAGGCTGCTGCTAAACCTTCATTGCCGTCAGAATCTCCTTCAAGttataaggatctagaggagaTTGCCAAGCAAGAAAGGCAGCGAATTGAAGAGTTGCTTAAAAGTAAAGGAATTAAATTCGGTTCTTATCCCCGGTTCACTGTTGCTGTTAAGGGTCAAAAGGTTATTACACTTAAGTTCAATTGTAATTATAGTAACTGTACCTAGAAGTGTGACAAAATTATTTATGCCAATTAGATATACTCTGCCCAATTTGTGGGGAATTCAGGGTCTTGGGTTTGAATCCTTCCAAGTTCCAACTGCAAGTAGTTGATGAATTATTGATTGGGGTGGGATTGAGAAAAGCGAATGCCGTCCCGTCAATGTGTACTGTTGACCCTTTGGGCCTCATGAGTgaccaaaaaaagaaaactctGATTACTTTCTGAATGCTTGCTTTGTTGTTGAGAGTGTTATTATTTTCATGTCATTCTGAGTATATGAAAGTTTGTCCCACGTGAGAATGAGATGAATTCCTTTTCCTTATCTGAAAACTCTGATCACAGATTAATTTTATCAGTAATCAATGTTAAGTTGATAGCTAAAATATTTCTAACAAGGGTGTATTATATGGCGTAGGTCACAATCAAGTTTCAAATTCCTCCTGCATGTGATGTTCCACAGTTGATAGCAAACCTGGTTTCAAATCTTGGACTGAAATTTGATGAGCGTGGTGGTGGTTCAGATATGCTGTTACGTGCTTGGGACAGGTTTGCTGAAATGAGTTTTCTTGTATATTCATTCATAGAGTATCTGACTTCAAATCATTGACTTTTGTTTATTTGGACAATGTTTTTGTGGTTGTTTTTCATTTAATGCTTAAATTGTGCTAAATGTCTGTTTCTCATTTACAATGTCAGTGCAGTTGCCTGGCAACTAACACTTAGTTGTCCAGAAAAACAGAAGAAACCTGATGCGGACACAGGATATTCTGCAGATATAAATATTCCTGAGGGAGATCTATGCATTCTCATATTTCGTTCACTCATTAGCACAGATAAAGCAGTCAGTACAGTCTGGAAACTAATTTCTCTGTGATAATGGAAAAAGCTTGTTCTAAAATACAACCGATTTATTGCAGGAGATTGAGTTTATAAAGGGTGGGAGCTTAAGCACCAAAGAGCTTGATGCTCTGGTGTCTGTTTTACAGTTAGCTGGTGGGAGATTGAAGATTTCAGAAAGAAAACCTGGGGAAGGTGCTGCCCGAATGCCATCTGCAGAAAAATCAGTTGCTGCATTGGAGTCCATGGGAGTCAGGATATATGGACTTGATGAGCCATATGTAAATTCTTCAAACAGTGGGATAACATGGGACAATATTGCTGGGTACGATCAGCAAAAACGGTATGTAACATAAGTGTTCAATGCACATCCTTTATTATTACATTttgattgaatttatttttcccCTTGCATGTTGGCATGCCAGTATAAGACTTGGGATAATAATACAATGAATGGTTTTTAAGCCCAATTTGTAGACCTGTCAACATGAAATGGCAGTTCTTGCTCTACCAAAGACTTCATAGTCAACAGTTGAGCTTCAATTTTGATGTGTATAAATCAAATTGGTTTTCTTAATGAGCCAGAAGGTCTCGTTAGTCAAATTTCTATTCATTATCTTAGCATAAGAGTCCATATTATGTGGCTATTATTAGATGGGTTTACAAGCATTTCTTGTGTCATTGTGTATTTTGAGTATCATGTATCTAGTCGTATGCATGAAAATGCTGATGGATACTCCTCTTTAACTGGCCATTATCTAGAGATATAGAAGATACAATCTTGTTGGCTCTTCATAGTCCTGAAGTATATGACGATATTGCTCGCGGGACAAGACGTAAGTTTGAGTCCAATAGACCTCGAGCTGTGCTTTTTGAAGGCCCACCAGGTTCATCTTCTTGCCAAGATCTCAGGGAAATACATTGCTGAAAGTGATTCTTTATTATTGTTCTTGTTGAAGAATAACATGTATGGTGTTTCTACATTTCGATTTTCTTTTTTGTCAACCTGTTGAATGGCATCAAACATCCTCATGGGCCTGCCACTCCAAAGCTTTGTTGTATTATTTTGTGCACAAAACTACATGATTCTTggccttaatttttttaatgattagtGAATATACAAATGACAGTTGCTTGCTATGGggtcctcttttttttttttttttttttttgggtgggGGGTGGGGAAGGGTCATTTCATTAGGTCTGTAAACCTATATTGCAATAAGAATTTACATAGTTGATAGGTGTGATGAAGCCTTGTACTGTAGCTTCCTCTAAAAGGGGATCCTATGGTTAGATCTTAGATGGAAGAGCCCtgcaaaataaagagaaaatggtCAGAGATCCTTGAGGAAGGTCCCCAGTGAGGATCCTCCAACGCAACAGTCAAATCTAGGAGTATTTATGGTGAGAGTGTTAAATAAAGAAGTAGAGAGAGGAGAAAAGAAGAtatctttcttttctaatttgTTTTATAGAAAAAGCAAGAGTATATGCATTGACATACTTTGTTTTGGGACCCATTCTTTAAAGTTAActattttatatgttatcagaCACTTACCGTTTATGATAATTTCCAGGCACAGGGAAGACATCTTGTGCACGTGTTATCGCTGATCAAGCGGTGAGCCACCAGCACTTCGTAGAAAGTTGTAGTACATTTTCACCTTAATACTATTGTtgcattcttcttcttttttctttttaaactttatttaatttcttagattattagtattaattatagaatattcttataatttaaattaattaatggttATATTTTGAGGTTAATTTCATATATCTTCCCCTAATATAGGTAATTGTATTAGTGGCATccttctattttaatttttatcataaaaattcttaaattatcAATTTGAGTATCATTAGAGTCATTGTAACCTGCTATTACTAGTTTGCATGTTAAATTATAGCTATATTTTACTTATAGTCCCTCAACTTAGATAAAAGTATTACAAACGCCCTCAACTTTGGTTATATCAAAAAAATCCCTATACTCTTTTGAATATgtacatataataattttaaatacaaaatatgcttaacaataatttaatactggatgcatatatatatatatatatataaacctatatttagaaaaaaaaaaaaagtaaacctCTCATACCTAATTAGAATTTTGATCTAGTTAAGATAATGATAGTGATACAGTTCATTTTTCTTTaaggaaataataataattatataattcttAATAAGATAAGTTAAACaaataaatgattaaatatttttacaaagtattagattattttcaaaaatatcgtttttaattcaaataaattgaataaacaaataataattaaattactctGGACTTTGATTCTGAGGTTTTTTATAAGGTTTTAACAACATATATTTGGATTTTAGATTGGTATACTTTCTCTCATTTAGCTAAAAGCATTTGCATATAAAGACAAGGAAATAAGCGCACGTGTACTGTTTATCGCTTGCTTGAGTTGCTggtatgttaatgttttaaaaGTAAATCAATGTGCTTCAGGATAAGATACGTTGATAGCATTTGAGTTTTGCCTTAGACTTGATGTAAAATATCATCTtcaatgtttatatatataaatcaaatGTGCATATGCTTATGCATTGACAGGGTGTCCCATTGCTATATGTGCCTTTGGAGGTCGTGATGTCAAAGTACTATGGGGAAAGTGAACGATTATTGGGAAAAGTTTTCTCTCTTGCTAATGAGCTTCCTAATGGCGCTATCATATTTCTGGATGAGG is a window from the Manihot esculenta cultivar AM560-2 chromosome 16, M.esculenta_v8, whole genome shotgun sequence genome containing:
- the LOC110603145 gene encoding uncharacterized protein LOC110603145, producing MDSRSQDSRILLSSPSRNGRRRRSDSNSPEFEFWMVRNPSFPQPHILSADELFVDGVLLPLHLLHLHNNRPDPPDSQPDPQPPNSQPEAGPRISRNTITAETTPLSASKRWKDIFKKTSTAKSQEEKNKDKEKEKEKEKEKKREKKSQSGASSSAELNINIWPFSRSRSAGNSGARPRMFPGGPGTRKVSSAPCSRSNSAGESKSRKWPSSPGRSAGVHLGRSSPVWQVRRGGGGGDTGAMNRSSEKMTRKTRKGDGKDVNLNVAMCNGYRQESSCRSRGSNVGSSGNLFNLRSLFTKKVY
- the LOC110604285 gene encoding katanin p60 ATPase-containing subunit A1, translated to MATFGRLVRTARAWRGITSPKTLNPSPARSLDFLRRLHHRSFDRHIISAAPEFLQPKLLPNADHSYSIVPAILSALFGVGMLHVAYADSDQAAAKPSLPSESPSSYKDLEEIAKQERQRIEELLKSKGIKFGSYPRFTVAVKGQKVTIKFQIPPACDVPQLIANLVSNLGLKFDERGGGSDMLLRAWDSAVAWQLTLSCPEKQKKPDADTGYSADINIPEGDLCILIFRSLISTDKAEIEFIKGGSLSTKELDALVSVLQLAGGRLKISERKPGEGAARMPSAEKSVAALESMGVRIYGLDEPYVNSSNSGITWDNIAGYDQQKRDIEDTILLALHSPEVYDDIARGTRRKFESNRPRAVLFEGPPGTGKTSCARVIADQAGVPLLYVPLEVVMSKYYGESERLLGKVFSLANELPNGAIIFLDEVDSFAVARDSEMHEATRRILSVLLRQIDGFEQDKKVVVIAATNRKQDLDPALISRFDSIITFGLPDEQNRQEIIAQYAKHLAKSDVEELAKVTEDMSGRDIRDVCQLAERSWASKIIRGQADRDGEQGYLPPLAEYIASAMNRRKSLLSIANRRSPGFNPRTSRGQLDLC